GCGACGATCCGAGCGATCTCGATCGGAAGAATAAGAAGGTTCTTTCGGTTTTCGGAACGAAGCAAAGATCGAAGAGATCGGGCGAACGAGAAGATTGCGGATCGTGATGATCGCGGACGCGACGCAACAAAGCGCGAGCCCTATGTAGTACAAGACCTGATCCGTCCCCGTTCCGCCGAAGGTAAAATCCGTCGCGGCAAGCAAAATCAAGCCGAAAAAGACGTAAAACAAAGGAATATACAAGCCGAGGAACACGAAAAGACTGCTGAGGACCTGTATCGTCGTTTTCAGCAGTTTGAAAAACAATTTTAAGAAACCCCAAACGGCGAGGACGATCGCCATAAAAATACCGTTTTTCATTTCTCTCCCGAATCTCGGCTTTCCGAACGAATTCGAAAAACCCGCATAAAAAAGATATTCCCTTTTTCTACGAAAAATTATACCATAAATAAGGTCGAATAGTAAACGTTTTTGGAAAAACAGCGAGAAAACCCGAATCCCGCTCAATCGGAAGGCGAAAGCTCTTTCAAAAGCGCCGCGCAACAAGTCTCGATCTCGCGATACACTCGATCGAAACGGTCGGTATACCAAGGATCCTCGATCTCTTTTCCGCCGAGTCCGTGCTCTCCGAGAAGCGAAACCTTGGATAAATCGACCGAATAGCGTTTCAGACGATAGAGATTATTCTCGTCCATACAAAGGATAAAATCGTTCTTTTCCGCGTCTTCCGCCGTAAATTCACGCGCGTGACGACTCGGACAAG
This genomic stretch from Clostridia bacterium harbors:
- a CDS encoding low molecular weight phosphotyrosine protein phosphatase — encoded protein: MKRVLFVCHGNICRSPMAEYVFRDLIEKAGLSDVIEVSSCAVSREEIGNDVYPPAKRVLLDHGVPCPSRHAREFTAEDAEKNDFILCMDENNLYRLKRYSVDLSKVSLLGEHGLGGKEIEDPWYTDRFDRVYREIETCCAALLKELSPSD